The Phormidium sp. PBR-2020 DNA segment TTATTGCGAATCTCTCAAAGCCTTTAGGGAAAAATTTGGAGCCGACAAGCTTAAAGTCTGTCTGTATGATGATTTGGTTCAAGACCCAGTGGCGATGATGCAAGGGATTTATAACTTTATCGGGGTAGATGATGCGTTTGTTCCCGATACCTCGTTTCGCGCTCAGAAAGCGGCAGTTCCCCAAAACAAAACGGTTCATCGGGTTCTGCAAACTCGTAATCCTTTGAGAAGTTTGGCTGGCTCAGTGTTACGGCTGGTTTTTCCTGAGAAAACTCGCCAAAATATTCGTCGCTATCTCCTCTCACTCAATTACAAGGATAAAAGTGCGCTCCCCTTATCTGCCGAGGAACGACGGTTGCTCAGAGATATCTATCGAGAGGACATTTTAGAACTGCAAGAGCTATTGCAACGAGATCTCTCATCCTGGTTAACCCTCCCTGAACCGGCGACGTCTAAGGCTGAGGTCTCTTAAGGCTTCTGGGTCATAGGGTCTACTTGTTAGGCCCTATGATGGAGTCTTGTTGGAAGGACATTACCCTCAATCAAGTCTGCCTTAAGTAGGGCTAAGTTCTAGGTTCTGTGGAGGTGAGCAGAAAAATGTTAAACCCCTCCACGGTGTAATGTGCTTGAATCAAAAACTTCTCTGTCAGGACTTCGTAGAATAACTCATCGTCGTGGGTAATTCCTGTACCACAGACGAGCCATAAACGGGATAAAAAAGATGGAAGGTCGGATAACCAGACTTCAATATGTTCTCGTTTAACCTGGCTTTGACCACTGGGTATTTGAATTTGTTTTCTTAAGGTAATGGTTGCTGTCCCTTGATAGTAATGCTCAAGGGGTATGGCGGTATTGTGCATAATTGCCCAGACAATGACATCATCTGGTCGGTCATTCTGGTTGAGAATTTCGACCGTTGCCCGGTAATGGTCTGAGGCTCCCATGTAGCGACTGGAACGGGTGTAATAGACCCCTAAGCCACTACTTATGGTGATGGCGTATATCAGAAGTATTCCCCAGGCTAGACGATGCCAGCGAGACCAAATTTCTAGGAATCCTACCGCCATCATAATCAGAAGATAGGGCAAGACCAGCATGACATA contains these protein-coding regions:
- a CDS encoding sulfotransferase, with protein sequence MDAKHLPNFLVIGVQKAGTTSIYRYLSQHPQVYMSPVKETNFLERDWTGVVSKKPRKIDSLEKYLALFEKVQDEVAIGEASPNYLFHHETSIPAIQNLVPQAKLVVILRNPIERAHSDYLMHIRDAINGGDCRPLEEQARQRPIKSFQIRKGFYCESLKAFREKFGADKLKVCLYDDLVQDPVAMMQGIYNFIGVDDAFVPDTSFRAQKAAVPQNKTVHRVLQTRNPLRSLAGSVLRLVFPEKTRQNIRRYLLSLNYKDKSALPLSAEERRLLRDIYREDILELQELLQRDLSSWLTLPEPATSKAEVS